A region of Lentimicrobiaceae bacterium DNA encodes the following proteins:
- a CDS encoding phenylalanine--tRNA ligase subunit alpha, protein TSSVQVRVMEKGNLPIRAIFPGRVYRNEAISMRAHCFFHQVEGLYIDKNVSFADLKQTLLYFAKEMFGNDTKIRLRPSYFPFTEPSAEMDISCNLCDSKGCGFCKYTGWVEILGCGMVHPEVLKNCGIDSDKYSGYALGMGVERITNLLFGVKDLRLFSENDVRFLKQFETVTL, encoded by the coding sequence TACGTCGAGTGTACAGGTTAGAGTTATGGAAAAAGGCAATCTGCCTATTAGAGCTATTTTTCCGGGCAGAGTTTACCGAAACGAAGCAATATCAATGCGAGCACACTGCTTTTTCCATCAAGTTGAAGGATTATACATCGACAAAAATGTTTCATTTGCCGACCTAAAGCAAACACTTTTGTACTTTGCAAAGGAAATGTTCGGCAACGACACTAAAATACGTTTACGCCCTTCTTACTTCCCATTTACAGAGCCCTCCGCCGAAATGGATATTTCGTGTAACCTATGCGACAGCAAGGGTTGCGGATTTTGTAAATATACCGGCTGGGTGGAAATTTTAGGCTGCGGCATGGTACATCCCGAAGTGCTTAAAAATTGCGGTATAGATAGCGACAAATATAGTGGCTACGCCTTAGGTATGGGAGTTGAGCGAATTACAAATTTGTTATTCGGAGTTAAAGACCTGCGATTATTCAGCGAAAATGACGTGCGATTTTTAAAGCAGTTTGAAACGGTTACTCTATAG